CGTGTCACCGTGATTCTGGCACAACATGATACCAAACATACACATACATGAAGATCATCATTTTTATCGTCATCATCATTTGTATTGAAAATCCAAGACCAACAATACAAATTGCCCCAAGTATTATTACACTATCAAAGGAAAATGATATTGATCAATCACCCACATGTAAATTGCAATCAGTCAAACACATAATCAGCTAGATTTCTTTCAAGATGAAGATACCATATGCCTCCAAAGATAACGACCACTAGCCATATCCAAAAAAGTCCAAAACCCAGATTCTAACGCAGCACGAAcctaaaatcacaaattcagggttaattaaaaaaaacatatttttattaaaattgaagcaAAAGGGTGAAATGGGTCAACCTTAGAATTTTGATTTGACGAAGGATTAGAAacaacatcttcatcatcatcatcgatctTAGGCTGAGATCGAAAATTTCTGAGGACAAAGAATACTGCGAGTGTTGCTGACAAGAATATGAGAATTAGCCTCAAAgggcacatttttttttgtttttgtttttctgaatCAATCTCTTCTTTGCA
Above is a genomic segment from Medicago truncatula cultivar Jemalong A17 chromosome 5, MtrunA17r5.0-ANR, whole genome shotgun sequence containing:
- the LOC11425295 gene encoding uncharacterized protein, with the protein product MCPLRLILIFLSATLAVFFVLRNFRSQPKIDDDDEDVVSNPSSNQNSKVRAALESGFWTFLDMASGRYLWRHMVSSS